In Ornithodoros turicata isolate Travis chromosome 1, ASM3712646v1, whole genome shotgun sequence, the DNA window tcATTCAAGTGGAATGTTACACCTGTGTGAGGGAATGATAAAGTAATATTTCCTATTACCCAAGTagaacaatgtactgaaagtccagtgcagCAGAGGTGgctggtatgtgtcttatcaatgttcttcagtttcacaaatctgttcaaggcctcccacctacccgtccacccctgttgcactcgactttcagtacattgtgctgcttgggacttcAATTGTAGCGGGactcgccttcttttcacgTGAAGCAGTAGAATTGAGATGACTAAAAAAGGAGCGGCAttattatagaaaaaaaaaaataagcatTTCGCCGTCACTATTTTACCAATGTGGTTACACTGCGAATTCTCGAGCGttttccttcaggaaaaggtTGAATTAACAAAACACACATGAACTTCACAGAATGCGGCGATATAGTCACAGTAGAGTCCTGCACGGCCCGCGGCACCTGCGGGCACCCGCGGGTGGCCCGCACGTTGCTGCCGGTGTAGGTTTCTCGTGTAGCGGCGGGTCGGGGTGAGGAGTCATTGTTGAGTGCGGAGCAGGGCAGCGGTCCGGTGCCGTCGATGCATTTTACCAAAACACTATTAGAAAGTCACACTGAGTCCCTCAATTTGTTCGGCGTCTGTACTGCAGCGCTCGAAACATGAAGGAAAACGTCGCTGACAAGGGCGGATCAAACGCTCACACAGTTAGTGTACAACAGCTCCTGTGTGTCCCTTTTTGTCCATGTCGCGTTCCGTAGCACCATGCCTGAAGCCAGAAACCAACACACATTTGCGCCTTTTCCTCCCTACAAGAAACCATACACAGAGACATATATAATCATCACCAGGGAGTACTTTCAGTTTACTCATCAACGTTCATCGGGCAGCGGGCCGGGTGCGGGTGAGCCtttggaaaaaaatatgcgAGCTGCGTGAGAACCCGGGTCTCAGTTTGTAACGGGACGTGATTTGCGTGTGGGCTGCAGATTTGAACCTGCGGGTAGGGTCGGATGCGGGTCAGATAATGCTCACCCGCGGAGGACTATACTTGGAAGCGCCATCTGAACTCGCcacaatcccgaaatcctgTCCCGGGGCCCGGGAATGAACCTCATCATGAgcgacatcggctgtgttgTACTGCTACACCACTCTCGACTGTGTCCTTCCACAATACCCGAATAATTTAGAGCTATGAAGGAATCAACCAAGACCAAATTGTTTATGAACGACATTCAGCATGTTGGTCTTTTTGTCCTACACATCGACAGCTGaacagcccagccacaaaacatgtCGCCATTCACAATCGCAttgtagtttatctaatattttcgccgagccaTTTCACTGCTGATATTGTGCAAACGTACACACTGGAAGACTCTGGAAGCACACAGaagtcctgtagaagcactgtctccacttctgatccttATTGAATATCTTTATTTTTCGTCGTCAACCGCATTCCTTTACTtcaacttctatatatatatatgtatacttggtgaatggggttcggacaaccgcgaatatatgtagctgaaatgaaaattgaaacacagactacgaaggtacgggaagtaagaaaaaagggataatttatttacatttaagatacttggaatgctaaaacggttgtctacgttacggcggaagcttcgccttcgtcaggacaaaaatatgtcagTGATACACAGAGCTTATAAAGGCTCGCGTAgtgacgtatatatatatatagttgaactaaatgggagacagaagacgaaagtaggggaagtaacaaaaaaggggtttattaaaactttaaaattataaaagttagggaggatgtctacgttagggcggaagctccgccttcttcgggacaaaagagctaaatgtggccacgaggctgataaggggcttgagaatgacgtggccggttgggggaaattcccgccacctggcgtttgtcaattggggaaattccagagcgcttttgtgtcaggtccaggagtggggtcatcgtccttgtgggtcagtggggattttgatctggctgaaacgagaaaaggcaacagggtcttatctaggttgttaaacttcttattgttgacagcatgccagggtcctcgttaatggccgatcggaatttgtaaattaggtgaGATttccgttgttcccgggagcggtcggagataaagtttgactggagaataaaaactgaggcttcgttgattgaatgttctggttgtttgaaatggcgtgagactggaagattaggtttcttggtaacatcctatcggtgattgttgaatctaattcggaaagaagtttttgtctgacccacgcattgggcccggcatgtgttgcattggattacatagataacgttgcatgagttacatgagttacgtctgcgttgatcttgacggtaaagttggaattcgtacttctgaccgtttgtgcggtctgcattaccttgcaaatctggcatctcctgccattacatggatgacagcccgccggagggctagtgggttcgcctactttagagcggaccaagctatcttgtaagttacgtgtacgtctgtaagcgacacgtggtggattaggaaatgtttttcgtgcgttctgactggagaaggatactgtggtggcggctaagtatgttgttaatgtttgggatatttccgccgaatgttacagttaagttcacagcattactttctgatttgttttgtcttttctcgagtaagcttagacggtttgccttgcgagctctgttgagagcatcttgaactagatcgggtggatactgacgaccgacaaaggtttgttgcagctgttctaaatttctgtccagatcgtcgtcattcgagcagattctcctataccgaagagCTTGACtgtagggaatggccagtttcgtgtggcgaggatgacaactatggaatgacaagtactgctgagagtctgtgggtttacggaacagatcagacgttaaaactccattggttagcttaatttgaacatcaagaaagctaacagtgacgggaGAATACGTGTGAGCGAAGTTAATAGAAGTAATGAACTCATTcaaatcgcgtataaattccaataggctgtcttccgaatgtggccagatcataaatatgtcatcaaggtagcgcttgtataaagtgggtttgtcctcacgcgtgctcaagaatgcttcttctagtgaacccatgaatagatttgcatagtttggtgccattttagtgcccatagcggtgccgttgacttgtaaatagtggccatcgttaaattcaaagttgttgttctttaggatcagttctagtagagtagatacgacagatggatcacaagaagaatcagagtacttggaaaaagccgcctcggctgcagctatgccatcatcgtggggaatattggtatacagggaagaaacatctaacgtaactaggagactagatgggggtggctgatattgatttagtatttgcaggaagtgattAGTGTCCctgatgtacgatggtagtcgcgggggtatgtccttaagaagatgatctacgaaaCTGGAGAGTTTTTCGgtggctgtcccattgcaggagacgattggacgtccggggttccccggtttatgaatctttgggagcatgtagaatctacctggctttgagttacggggaagaaggtattcatataacgccgaatcgatcttctttgcggcctttaatgcctttagatgttttgtgatatctgaaacaatctgttccgtgggatcagtgtctaaagttttgtaaaacgtggcacaacccaattgtcgcagtccctcatcgatataatcctgcatattcattacgacaattgcaccacctttatctgcccttttgattattaggtttttcgattttttaagatGCGACAGACTACTTTTCTCGGCTTGACTCAAACTTGGTTTGGTTTTGCGGGAAGAGGGattatatgaagtaattatatcGTTTTGAACtgcctttatatatatatatcaagagctttttctcgattgggctctggcgtaaattcacacggtggcttgaaaagtttgggtgttgtatcaggcttatcatgaaaatactctttcagacgcatacgtcgggcaaaattatctaaatcgagatggagttggtattcgtctaccttgttattatttgggcagaatgaaagcccacggctaagaagtgatagttcagaatcgctgagggggtgggacgacaaattaacaacattttgaggtgacgtattggttgtgttgtcatgagcgttaggattttgattgtcacagtgTTCGGCTTCACCTTGGGAATCTAACGAGGGAGTAATTATGTTACTTCTACCTGCGAGATTCGCGTCATATTTAGACATACGGTCAGGATCTATCTGGTCCCTTGTCATTTATTTACGTTCGGTGTTATTCACAGTTTCTTCCAAGTTCCTAGTGAACTGTGCCAATTCTGACTCATGCGCGTCCGTAAGGGTCACAGTATCGCGGATAGTTTTAGCTTGCTGAGATATTTCTGCAGTTGTTTCCTCACAGTGGGCTATTAGTAGAGGCGTTGCTAAGGGTTTCATTCCATTTCTTTTGAAGGGTGTGGTTCAGAGGGAAGGTTGGCTGGAGCTTAATCGCAAGTCCTTTAGGAATTTTGTTATGATCGCTGTAGACTTGCAGTGCGGTACGGTGGgaattgtagcgtatatatttgTCGTTTAATTGTCGGATTTTGAAAAATGTGTTGGTACTCGGGCATGGCTCATTCGGATTAGAAAAGGTACGCTCACCAGCGGTTAGTCAGTCCTGTTTACGTGCCCTCGATGTCTGTTCGGAGTCTCTTCGTCGCAGCATGGCTGCTTCTTTTGGGGTGGGCCACACTGGATCCGGGATGACCGGGGCGTCAGCTCTGCGTGGTGGAAGTTGTCGAAGCAGGTGTGGGATCAGGTCCTGGAGGTGGCGGCTCATCATCCGCACTCCTTCTAAGTTCGGGTGAAGGCCATCCGCCGCAAGCACCTGGGTTGGACGTCGTCGGTATtttcccatttatttcaactataattacgtagccgtccgaatTGCTCCGaagcgctctggaatttccccaactgacaaccgccaggtggcgggaatttcccccaaccgaccacgtcattctcaagccccgtatcagcctcgtggccacatttagctcttttgtcccgaagaaggcggagcttccgccgtaacgtagacatcctccctaacttttataatttttaagttttaataaaccccgtTTCTGTTACTttccctactttcgtcttctgtctctaGAACTAGATCCAATACTAGATCTAATACTAGAAATTTAAGAAAAAAGTTACATCAACTTCTAAAGTGTCACTTTCCATTCGCGAGATATTCAAGCATAATTTTTCATTGgaaacaacacacacatacacgcacgcacacacacacacatacagcaaAAACTATATACAAGAAAATTTCCTTCACGTACCTTCCAGAAGGAAGCTTCCACGGGTTTCCTCGCCCTCCCTCCGGAAAATAGCGTGCACTGGATATTCCGTGTTCCGATTGAAAATATCTGCGCTCGTTGTCTTCAGAAAAAATTACTCACGTCGTCCACAGAAGTAACAATTCGAATGTCGTCAAGAAACTCACGTATACACACGTCATCATGGCACGTTATTAATAAGCGGCACATAGGATGAAGCAAATACAGACGCATGCTATGGAAGCTGGCGCGTAACTGCTCAAAGCAGGGGCAGGCGATTccgagaactcgttacaaaaCCGGAAACTTAGTGTACGGCCCccgagcaaaaaagaaaaaaaagaaaaagagggagAAGGAGGGATGCGTGGCTGGCGCGAAGCCACTCAGTGGAGCAGTAAAAATAACACTGACGCATGTTTCCCGCGttgttgttttctctctctctctctctttttttttcagaaccaaACGAAACGAAATATTCCGTCTTTTGTAGATTCTTTGCACAACATTTCATTGTGGCGTACGCCAGCCTGTGTGAAGCTTATAGAAGCAGAAAGTATCGCAGCAACTCCTGTTTGCAATTTTATCATTACATTATCCATTACAGCCTCTAATAGATATACACGTGAGAATCTACCGTTTAGCCTATATTACCCTCATTGTGTTTTCAGACGACTGGTCATGCAAAAATGTGTAGTGTATTTTTCACACGAGTAATGTGATTTCTGTTTGCATATTACCAACACCCTCGAGACTAGGGAGCTACGCAAACAGACGCACGCGGACAGTGTCCGGCTGTTTTCGTAGTTCCCTACCTCGGGTTTTAGTAATATAAATTATAATCTCCAGCTCGCTTACTCTTTAGCAATTCTTTCATTGTGATTTTTGTGTAACGTTCGTTGTGGGCTCTTTGTGCTAGCAGAGCATTAATTTATAACCGAATATAATTGACTTTATGCCTTCCTAATGGTTTATGTGGATGACACTTACGAAATTTCACGTTTTGGCGTTACGGTTTGGTGTATGCTTAATTCACGTTGCCAATTTAATGAAGGTAACATATTTAAATTACAAGTCATCAAACTAAATTCTACTCCAAAACACCTTGTGAACCTCCCAACAAAAAAGGCCCCCTGAGAAATTCCCACAGAAATTCCCAAGGCTGTAAGGCGTACCAAGGTGTGAGGCCCTATGTTGAATCTCGATTCGCCGAGGTAACCGCAGGAGAGCTACGGCCTGGTCTGAGGTCTCGCGGCGGAACCTTAAAAGAACCACAGCCTGGTCTGCGGTTCTGAGGTAGAACCTCAGAATTTCTTGAGGTTACCTCAAAAGAGCGAAAGCGATGTCTGAGGTCCTGAGGCAGAACCTCAGAATTTCTTGAGGTAACCTTAGAAGAACCACAGCCGGGTCTGAGGTCCTGAGGTAGAGCCTCAGGAtttcttgaggtaacctcagaagAACCACAGGCagttctgaggtaacctcagacaACCTCAAGATATTCTGAGTTAACCTCAGGATTTCTGGGGTAACATCAAGACGTTTTTCCAATAGGGAAATGACATATTGTTTGCCTAGGAATATGTTTCACGCGAGAATTTGTGTTCTATAAAGTACTCAGtgtgagcacgtcgtaaatgtGTAACAGAAACCATGCCTACGGAAACTAAACTGCAGTGTATTCTGTAGGAGTATTCCGAACAtcatatttatttatgataactgttgtttaacacatttattgctcaaccaggtttccaatactatGCAATACATCCATGGTTAACCCTGATGCTGAGGTACGATAAACTAACGACATCAGCTCGACTGCTTCATTGCCACCTTATACCACCGCCTGCCACCAGTTGAGGTACCTGGAAAGAGGCAAAAGCACAGTAGTCACGTTACATGACCTATGTATTggatattaaaaaaagaaagcgtaGTATTTGGTACTAGTTCAAATAAACTACTTTTTGGTCTTCTGCAAGAAATCTGCCTTCTTCGTAAATGAACTTATCCAACTTGCAACCTGGACTGAGACGACTCCCTGTACAGGTTGCAAGCTGCACCGAGGATCTGCGCCCATTTGTATATGTGTCAAGGACGATGGCACCaagctcaaacagctgaaatgttaCCATTTAGCTAAAATGGTACGTTTACTAGAATACACAAGAGCTGATAACTGAAACATCTACACATACACATTATATggcatgcataatttttatgcgTATGAGAGCACAGGATGtattctattttacactgtcacacagctcatctaacaactCTTTTGGCGCCAAACTTATCAGCAAGTAGGGGCTGAAATACTGGTACTTTGCGTGTCAATATGGCTGAGAAGGACAGTGATGTATGTCTGTCATGTATGCAACCTATTAACAAAGAGGGAATCACGTGTGCGGAATGTGCGAATACGTATCATTTTGGCAGATGCTCCGGCATCACGAAAAACTCATTCAAAACCATGCCTGGTAAAGAACGTGAGACCTGGATCTGTCAAACATGTAAAGTTCATGACACAAGGAGTCACAATACTGAGACTCGGGATCCAATGCTCACGGCGATCTTGCAAGAAGTCCATTCGATCGGGCAAAAAGTTTCGGCGGTCCTTGAAAGAATGGACACGTTGGAAAGTAAGGTGGAATCACTATCCCGAAAGCACGAGGATATCGATCATCGTGTCAACGATAATTCAGGCACATTAAGAGAGATGTCAACTTGCACTTCAAATCTTCAGAATATCGTATGACAGAAGGATGAAGAAATCGCCACACTAAAATCACAGGTCAATGATATCGAGCAGTACACGAGGCGGAACAACCTTGAGATTCGCGGGGTTCCTGCGAACGCAAAGGAAGACATGCTCGAAGTCCTGAATCATGTCGCGTCTAAACTGAAAGTTGCCCCACTAGCATCGTCGGATGTTGAAGCCGCGCACCGACTCCCGTCCAATAATGACACACACCCCACTATCATTGTACGCTTCAAGGAGAGGCGTACTAGAGACACGTGGCTTGGTAACCGACACATGCTTAAGATATTGGGGGACGACACTGACTTAAATCTTTCGTCTGCCTTGTGGGAAcctcggcccacaaacccggggtggttgcgtattcgaccccgccgtaaccccgaagaacactgacacagcagttgaacaaaagaaacagAGTTTATTGCCTTACATCAGAGCTGCTGGCCGTCTGCCCGCTTCGTCGCTCCTTGCTTCTGTGACAGTCTGCCAGCCTGCCTGCCGCACGAATCACTCTTTTCCCGAGCGCTCGCTCTTTTATCTCTTGCGCTATCTGCGCTATCGCGCGGAAGTTGCCGGGTGATCAGCGCCCCTCACACTCTCCCCCCCCTTGAGGCAAATGTCCGGAAGTTCGGGGAGATCGAGGATTATATCCTCAGGGTCCGGTGAGAAGGATGGCCGAGCGATAACTTGGGGGGCCAGCTGCCGAAGTAGGTTCACTGCAGCGACTATGTCCCGACGTGTAGGAGCGGAGGCCACGTTGTTAGCTGCTGCCCTCGGCTGTGCGGCTTGTTGGATACGATGCAGGTGAAGGGCTCCCGCATTATGGGTCGGAGGGTGGATCAGTGGAACACCGCAGAAGGGGCAGAGGGCGCTTCTTTCTTGTTCCGTGTACACCGCTGGAGGCTCGGTGGGGTGTCTGTTTGATCTGTTTGGGGATCGGGGTGACGGGGAAGGCCTCCGAGCAGGAGAGTTCCCAGGGAATCGCCGAGGTCGGTGCCGTTGTTGGGGTCGAGAACGGCTTCTCGCTGCAGGTGATCGTGGCAtctgcagggaaaaaaaaaatgaaaaaacatCACCTTGGAGGTCTACGAGGGCGGAGGTTATAACGAGGAGACCCCGGTAACCCGCCCCGAACTGTCCCATCTTCAGCGGGCTGC includes these proteins:
- the LOC135378919 gene encoding uncharacterized protein LOC135378919, with the protein product MNMQDYIDEGLRQLGCATFYKTLDTDPTEQIVSDITKHLKALKAAKKIDSALYEYLLPRNSKPGRFYMLPKIHKPGNPGRPIVSCNGTATEKLSSFVDHLLKDIPPRLPSYIRDTNHFLQILNQYQPPPSSLLVTLDVSSLYTNIPHDDGIAAAEAAFSKYSDSSCDPSVVSTLLELILKNNNFEFNDGHYLQVNGTAMGTKMAPNYANLFMGSLEEAFLSTREDKPTLYKRYLDDIFMIWPHSEDSLLEFIRDLNEFITSINFAHTYSPVTVSFLDVQIKLTNGVLTSDLFRKPTDSQQYLSFHSCHPRHTKLAIPYSQALRYRRICSNDDDLDRNLEQLQQTFVGRQYPPDLVQDALNRARKANRLSLLEKRQNKSESNAVNLTVTFGGNIPNINNILSRHHSILLQSERTKNIS